The Congregibacter litoralis KT71 genome contains a region encoding:
- a CDS encoding sodium-dependent transporter: MAAAGGAHSHWTSRFAFLMASVGFAVGLGNIWRFPYVTGENGGAAFVLIYLGCAFLIGVPILMAELMIGRRGDAAPPIAMDNVARESGRSSQWRWVGGMGLLAAFTIEIVYSVVVGWVLWYLYKAITTGFADVDALNAEAQFTAVLGDNWGMLFWTLAGLAITGLIIFAGVKNGIERAVTIMMPLMFALLVALAGFNVFAGGFGEAVAWLFTPDFSKVSFATVLAAIGQAFFSIGVGMGGMMTYGSYLPRSISISQSVLIIVIADTGVALLAGLVIFPAVFNYGLDPAAGAGLIFQTLPVAFAQMPGGYIFAVLFFLMLATAGITSMVGLVESVNAWIEEHYGVSRHKSAMIVVGSIAVLSILSILSYNVMDELRLGDRNFNDAADYFSNQILLPLGGLFIAIFAGWFMRREFSREEFTTLGETGYAIWYFLIRYVVPPALLVIFVLGVTD, translated from the coding sequence ATGGCGGCTGCCGGCGGTGCTCATTCGCACTGGACTTCTCGCTTTGCATTTCTTATGGCCTCGGTGGGTTTTGCCGTCGGCCTTGGCAACATCTGGCGCTTCCCCTATGTCACCGGGGAGAACGGTGGTGCTGCTTTTGTTCTCATTTACCTGGGCTGCGCCTTCCTCATCGGGGTGCCTATCCTCATGGCCGAGTTGATGATCGGGCGGCGGGGCGATGCGGCTCCGCCTATTGCCATGGACAATGTCGCCAGGGAGAGCGGGCGCAGCTCCCAGTGGCGCTGGGTGGGGGGCATGGGATTGCTCGCCGCCTTTACCATTGAAATAGTGTATTCCGTGGTGGTGGGCTGGGTGCTCTGGTACCTGTACAAGGCAATCACTACGGGCTTTGCCGATGTCGACGCCCTGAATGCCGAGGCGCAGTTCACCGCGGTTCTCGGCGACAATTGGGGCATGCTTTTCTGGACCCTGGCGGGTCTCGCCATTACCGGTCTGATCATTTTTGCCGGCGTCAAAAACGGCATCGAGCGAGCCGTGACCATTATGATGCCCCTGATGTTTGCCCTGCTGGTGGCATTGGCAGGTTTCAACGTTTTTGCCGGTGGTTTCGGTGAGGCCGTGGCCTGGTTGTTTACGCCGGACTTCAGCAAGGTGAGCTTCGCAACGGTACTGGCCGCCATCGGGCAGGCGTTTTTCTCCATCGGTGTGGGTATGGGCGGCATGATGACCTACGGCTCCTATCTGCCCCGGAGTATTTCCATCAGCCAGTCGGTGCTGATTATCGTGATCGCGGATACGGGAGTGGCACTGCTGGCGGGTCTGGTGATTTTTCCCGCGGTCTTTAACTACGGACTTGATCCCGCCGCCGGCGCAGGTTTGATCTTCCAGACGCTGCCCGTGGCCTTTGCCCAGATGCCCGGCGGCTATATTTTCGCGGTGTTGTTCTTCCTCATGCTTGCTACGGCGGGCATCACCTCCATGGTGGGACTGGTGGAATCAGTGAACGCCTGGATTGAGGAACATTACGGCGTTTCCCGGCACAAGAGCGCCATGATTGTCGTCGGCTCTATCGCCGTGCTGAGCATTCTCAGCATTCTGTCCTATAACGTGATGGATGAGCTGCGTCTGGGCGATCGGAACTTCAATGATGCGGCGGATTACTTTTCCAATCAGATACTGTTGCCCCTGGGTGGATTGTTCATCGCGATTTTCGCGGGTTGGTTTATGCGCCGGGAGTTTTCCCGGGAAGAGTTCACCACCCTGGGCGAGACGGGTTATGCGATCTGGTACTTTCTGATCCGCTATGTCGTACCGCCGGCACTGCTGGTTATCTTCGTTTTAGGCGTTACGGATTAA
- a CDS encoding aminopeptidase P family protein: protein MTAPAALGGTDQRAKLATLREELARRGVDALCIPRADEYLGEYIPAHNERLRWLTDFTGSAGMAIVTANDAAIFTDGRYTVQVRRQVDGEEYQYRQLLEEPPLQWLSEHLAAGSKVLIDPRMCTLDWYREAQEALSKADIQIVLSTDNPIDRCWTTRPAPLIKEALLLEESFTGEHSLSKRERLGKAVAEAGADAALIFAPDSISWLLNVRGRDVPRMPVLLGCALLESNGHVQLLVDERRIPEGFHEHTGPGVSIIAEDEAGRVLSGYAGKTVLADPTTANAWSQQCLEEGGATLLSGEDPVLLPKACKNTVEVAGAREAHRRDAVAEIRFLAWLDGEVAAGRYHDEGLVAERLEAFRAEGKHFHELSFDSISASAANGAMCHYNHLDSTPAPLVPDSLYLVDSGGQYSDGTTDITRTIAIGEPSQEMRELFTLVLKGHISLDRARFPRGTTGTHLDVLARQHLWQTGRDYDHGTGHGVGAFLGVHEGPQRIAKAWNRTPLAPGMIVSNEPGYYRDGAFGIRCENLCVVREAETASGEVPMLEFDALTLVPFDRRLIDSSLLSPEERQWIDDYHLRVAEEIMERLEHTDDRDWLRAATRPLS from the coding sequence ATGACGGCACCGGCAGCCCTGGGCGGCACAGATCAAAGAGCGAAGCTCGCCACCCTGCGAGAAGAACTCGCCCGTCGCGGTGTGGATGCCCTGTGTATCCCCCGGGCCGATGAATATCTGGGGGAATACATTCCCGCCCACAACGAACGTCTGCGGTGGTTGACGGACTTCACGGGGTCCGCGGGCATGGCGATTGTCACGGCGAACGATGCAGCGATTTTTACCGATGGACGCTACACGGTGCAGGTGCGACGGCAGGTCGACGGGGAGGAGTACCAGTATCGCCAGCTCTTGGAAGAGCCGCCCCTGCAGTGGCTGAGCGAACATCTCGCGGCGGGGAGCAAGGTGCTGATCGATCCCCGGATGTGCACCCTCGACTGGTATCGGGAAGCGCAAGAAGCTTTGAGCAAGGCGGATATCCAGATTGTGCTCAGCACGGATAACCCCATCGACCGCTGCTGGACCACGCGACCCGCACCCCTGATCAAGGAGGCACTGCTTTTAGAGGAGTCTTTCACGGGAGAGCACAGTCTGAGCAAGCGGGAGCGCCTGGGTAAAGCGGTTGCGGAGGCGGGTGCGGACGCAGCGCTGATATTCGCACCGGATTCCATCAGCTGGCTATTGAACGTCCGGGGCCGCGATGTGCCCCGCATGCCCGTGCTCCTTGGCTGCGCGCTTCTTGAATCCAATGGCCATGTGCAGTTGCTCGTCGATGAGCGGCGAATCCCCGAAGGATTTCATGAGCACACGGGCCCCGGCGTTTCCATCATTGCCGAAGATGAGGCAGGTCGCGTGCTTTCGGGCTACGCCGGAAAAACCGTTCTCGCCGATCCCACGACGGCGAACGCCTGGTCCCAGCAGTGTCTGGAAGAGGGAGGTGCAACGCTGCTGTCGGGAGAGGATCCCGTCCTGTTGCCCAAGGCCTGCAAGAACACAGTGGAAGTGGCCGGTGCCCGGGAAGCTCACCGACGCGACGCGGTCGCTGAAATTCGCTTTCTCGCGTGGCTCGACGGCGAAGTTGCCGCGGGCCGCTATCACGACGAAGGGTTGGTAGCAGAACGCCTGGAAGCGTTTCGGGCCGAGGGAAAGCACTTCCATGAACTTTCCTTTGATTCCATCTCTGCCTCCGCGGCCAACGGGGCCATGTGCCATTACAACCACCTCGATAGCACTCCTGCGCCCCTGGTTCCCGACAGTTTGTATCTGGTCGATAGTGGCGGGCAGTATTCCGACGGCACGACAGATATTACGCGCACCATTGCCATCGGCGAACCCAGCCAGGAAATGCGTGAGCTTTTCACCCTGGTGCTCAAGGGACATATCTCCCTTGATCGAGCGCGCTTTCCCCGGGGAACCACCGGCACGCACCTTGATGTTCTGGCGCGACAGCATCTGTGGCAGACCGGGCGCGATTACGATCACGGGACGGGCCACGGCGTGGGCGCCTTTCTGGGTGTGCATGAGGGCCCCCAGCGCATTGCCAAGGCATGGAATAGAACTCCCCTGGCTCCGGGCATGATTGTGAGTAATGAGCCCGGTTACTACCGCGATGGGGCCTTTGGCATCCGTTGCGAAAATCTCTGTGTCGTTCGCGAGGCAGAGACGGCGTCCGGGGAAGTTCCCATGCTGGAGTTTGACGCCCTGACCCTGGTGCCCTTTGACCGACGTTTGATTGATAGCAGCCTGTTGAGCCCTGAAGAACGTCAGTGGATTGATGACTACCACCTCCGGGTAGCTGAAGAGATCATGGAGCGTCTGGAGCATACTGACGACCGCGATTGGTTGCGTGCTGCCACCCGGCCCCTTTCCTGA
- a CDS encoding type II secretion system protein N, protein MRPLLWSGAFLGALLLLLLASLQTPARVLSYVLNSQQVQLSAMSGTLGHGSAMRARVQTPGGYLHLGEVNWTLDLMSLVTLSPKVHLRSAWGEQRGTLELSVAGDVLIIEDLDVSLDAALLQRLLPVELTGRLELLFDELRVTRSDLLSAEGRLVWQGAAWQSPRGVHVLGSYAASITSPVEQQVIADVVTLAGPVEASGVVDLDQKRFTIDLRIESPGQALDAELAQALSLIASPEENGYRLRLDGEVAQGP, encoded by the coding sequence ATGAGGCCCCTGCTGTGGTCAGGGGCATTCCTGGGTGCCTTGCTTCTTTTGCTTCTTGCCAGCTTGCAGACACCGGCCCGTGTGCTCAGCTATGTATTGAATTCCCAGCAAGTACAGTTATCGGCAATGAGTGGAACCCTGGGTCATGGAAGTGCCATGCGTGCGCGGGTCCAGACACCGGGGGGGTATCTGCATTTGGGGGAGGTCAACTGGACCCTGGATCTCATGAGCCTGGTGACGCTCTCGCCCAAAGTGCATCTTCGCAGTGCCTGGGGTGAGCAACGGGGAACGCTGGAACTCAGCGTTGCCGGTGATGTGCTGATCATTGAGGATCTCGATGTGAGTCTGGATGCCGCGCTGCTCCAGCGGCTGCTGCCCGTAGAACTTACGGGACGTCTTGAGCTCCTCTTCGATGAACTACGGGTTACCCGCAGCGACCTGCTATCCGCTGAGGGCCGTCTGGTCTGGCAGGGCGCTGCCTGGCAGTCGCCCCGGGGTGTCCATGTACTCGGCAGCTACGCGGCGAGCATCACCAGCCCGGTGGAGCAGCAGGTGATCGCCGATGTCGTTACCCTGGCCGGTCCGGTGGAGGCTTCCGGCGTCGTGGACCTTGATCAGAAACGCTTTACCATCGATCTGCGTATAGAAAGTCCGGGGCAGGCTCTGGACGCTGAGCTTGCCCAGGCCCTATCCCTCATTGCCAGCCCGGAAGAAAATGGCTACCGTCTGCGCCTTGACGGAGAGGTCGCGCAGGGTCCTTAG
- the gspM gene encoding type II secretion system protein GspM, protein MKDWFERYTLREQLALLAMALVVTLYLLGVFVIQPLGQARADLAARNTATAEALLRVDAMATEIRALEDTEGSTRGTRSANLSASLNQSAGRYALRVSRLQPNSQGSVQLRFESAPLDALLRWIHELETTQGLRVDDLSLSQTSTAGTVSATLRVAAGP, encoded by the coding sequence ATGAAAGACTGGTTCGAACGCTACACCCTCCGAGAGCAGCTGGCGCTTCTTGCCATGGCCCTGGTGGTCACGCTTTACCTTCTGGGCGTGTTTGTTATTCAGCCCCTGGGGCAGGCCCGGGCGGATTTGGCTGCCCGCAACACGGCGACCGCTGAGGCATTACTTCGCGTGGATGCCATGGCCACGGAAATTCGCGCTCTAGAAGACACCGAAGGGAGTACCCGCGGTACGCGGTCTGCGAATCTCAGCGCATCGCTGAATCAGAGTGCCGGTCGCTACGCGCTCCGGGTAAGTCGATTGCAGCCCAACAGCCAGGGTTCCGTGCAGCTGCGCTTTGAGTCTGCTCCCCTGGATGCGCTGCTTCGCTGGATCCACGAGTTGGAGACGACACAGGGCCTGCGTGTGGATGATCTATCCCTGAGCCAGACAAGCACCGCGGGCACCGTGAGTGCGACGCTTCGGGTCGCTGCCGGACCATGA
- the gspL gene encoding type II secretion system protein GspL, translating into MNKNLSVICLREDQLFWLDAGVLHALDEDGARERLSLCLGERDHGIVFAAPGGDVRLQALTVSPEEKKHLEASLPFMLEESLTDNIEDVHFARRAVDKTRYGVGMVDKQLMHHWETQLDVFARQVPWIPEPLLLPWSAGEWTLVIEAETTLLRYGLQEGTRVENSLLPALLGALRDDAPPERVLVYGEQDAVGENILAALEDLDLQWRRGGLEEALLLSEDGRSQLNLLQGEFAPQLPYGRWWREWRAIAALLLLALSVHLASGWLDLKRLQRENLVLRQEIETVYRGINPRGAIVDAEKQLRRQLDGLRGGATGGTFTGLLAPLGAALSPQEDTVLASLSYSQRNAELRVNLLTANFAEVESLRGSLEAAGLSASLESSSRSGDRVRARLRIGERP; encoded by the coding sequence GTGAACAAAAACCTGAGCGTCATCTGTCTTCGTGAAGATCAGCTCTTCTGGTTGGACGCCGGTGTCCTCCACGCGCTGGATGAGGATGGGGCGCGCGAGCGCCTGAGCCTGTGCCTGGGAGAGCGGGACCACGGAATAGTGTTCGCAGCCCCCGGCGGGGATGTGCGCCTGCAAGCCCTGACCGTGAGTCCCGAGGAAAAAAAGCATCTGGAAGCTTCCCTGCCTTTCATGCTCGAAGAATCCCTTACGGACAATATTGAAGACGTGCACTTTGCGCGCCGGGCCGTAGACAAGACACGCTATGGCGTGGGGATGGTCGACAAACAGCTGATGCACCATTGGGAAACACAGCTGGACGTCTTTGCCCGACAGGTTCCCTGGATTCCCGAGCCCCTTTTACTCCCCTGGTCCGCCGGAGAATGGACCCTTGTCATCGAGGCCGAGACCACGCTGCTGCGCTATGGTTTGCAGGAGGGGACCCGCGTGGAGAATAGCCTGCTGCCCGCGCTCCTTGGCGCCCTGCGGGACGACGCCCCACCGGAGCGCGTGCTGGTATACGGCGAACAGGATGCCGTCGGTGAAAATATTCTCGCGGCGCTGGAGGACCTCGATCTGCAATGGCGCCGGGGCGGGCTTGAAGAAGCGCTTCTCCTCAGCGAGGACGGCCGCTCCCAGCTCAATCTGCTCCAGGGCGAATTCGCACCCCAGTTACCCTACGGGCGATGGTGGCGGGAGTGGCGGGCCATCGCTGCCCTGCTTCTCCTTGCGCTGTCCGTGCACCTGGCTTCCGGATGGTTGGATCTCAAGCGGCTTCAGCGGGAAAACCTCGTCCTGCGCCAGGAAATTGAAACGGTGTACCGCGGTATCAATCCCCGCGGAGCGATCGTCGATGCTGAAAAGCAGTTACGCCGCCAGCTGGATGGTTTGCGAGGGGGTGCTACCGGGGGCACGTTCACCGGACTTCTTGCGCCTCTGGGGGCCGCACTTTCGCCTCAGGAGGATACGGTGCTGGCGAGTCTGAGCTACAGCCAGAGGAATGCAGAGTTGCGGGTAAACCTGTTGACGGCGAATTTTGCTGAGGTGGAATCTTTGCGCGGGTCGCTGGAGGCAGCCGGTTTAAGCGCCAGTCTCGAAAGCTCTTCGCGCAGCGGTGATCGCGTTCGCGCTCGACTGCGCATAGGAGAGCGTCCATGA
- the gspK gene encoding type II secretion system minor pseudopilin GspK, whose amino-acid sequence MSPPPRPQQGVALVVALLVFTICASVLVALQRDFDLSYRRGLNSFVAEQSWAYLRGAEELAALALTLDYEADLAAEIPRDDLREIWAQQATPYALDEGGWMYGSLADLQGRFNLNSLGAQPTTGTIPYSPAQQTFIRLLQALDSTEVDEFTAAAITDAVADWIDSDDEPRLNGAESAFYVSLQPSYRPGNRPMVSVSELQAVSGVTPAIYQALKSLVTVWPQVPAGINIHTAPQPVLRALNGNDILQPLSVADGQSLIQQREETGFANLEEFLQLEVFAGAQLSGVASLLTESSSYFLLASRVEIADREQRLYSVLRREAREIDVLQRINASLYDMPSLPPLESLP is encoded by the coding sequence TTGTCCCCGCCGCCCCGTCCCCAACAGGGCGTTGCCCTTGTCGTGGCCCTGCTGGTGTTCACCATTTGCGCGAGTGTGCTGGTCGCCCTGCAGCGGGATTTTGACCTCAGCTACCGACGGGGGCTGAACAGCTTTGTGGCAGAGCAGAGTTGGGCCTATCTTCGCGGGGCCGAGGAACTCGCCGCCCTGGCCCTCACCCTGGATTACGAGGCCGATCTGGCGGCGGAAATCCCTCGGGATGATCTCAGGGAAATCTGGGCGCAGCAGGCAACGCCTTACGCCCTGGACGAGGGCGGCTGGATGTACGGTAGTCTCGCCGATCTTCAGGGGCGCTTTAATCTGAACAGTCTCGGTGCCCAGCCGACCACGGGGACCATTCCCTATTCGCCCGCACAGCAGACTTTTATCCGCCTCCTTCAGGCGCTGGACTCGACGGAGGTCGACGAGTTCACCGCGGCAGCGATTACCGACGCCGTTGCCGACTGGATAGACAGTGATGATGAGCCGCGGCTCAATGGCGCTGAGAGTGCTTTTTATGTGTCCCTGCAGCCGTCCTATCGGCCGGGGAACCGTCCCATGGTCAGCGTGAGCGAGTTACAGGCGGTCTCGGGCGTGACGCCGGCAATCTATCAGGCCCTGAAGTCCCTGGTGACCGTTTGGCCCCAGGTGCCCGCAGGCATCAATATTCATACGGCTCCCCAGCCGGTGCTTCGAGCGTTAAATGGAAACGACATCCTGCAGCCTCTCTCCGTGGCCGACGGACAATCATTGATTCAGCAGCGCGAAGAAACGGGTTTTGCGAATCTTGAGGAGTTTCTGCAGCTGGAGGTTTTTGCCGGTGCACAGCTGTCAGGCGTAGCAAGCTTACTCACGGAGTCCTCCTCCTACTTCCTTCTTGCGTCCCGTGTGGAGATTGCCGACCGTGAGCAGCGGTTGTACAGTGTGCTCCGCCGCGAAGCGCGCGAGATCGACGTGTTACAACGCATCAACGCCAGTCTCTATGACATGCCCAGTCTTCCTCCTCTTGAGAGTCTCCCGTGA
- the gspJ gene encoding type II secretion system minor pseudopilin GspJ, with product MTDPGQRGFTLVEVLIALAITAFVAAASYSGISSTLTGAEQLRTASERTRDLNRALAFLNRDLRQFSNRPVRDEFGGMQPALSGGPLAFYPLSLTRDGWSNTLQQPRSELQRVFYYLEEDSLWRAYYPVLDRAVDAEPQRMELLQQVTALELRFLDTLDNLQLDRDLVVDTRGWRESWVADPGAGNAVPPPPVALELRIELADLGEVRRLYELPLR from the coding sequence GTGACTGATCCGGGACAGCGCGGTTTCACTCTGGTGGAAGTGCTGATTGCTCTGGCGATTACCGCCTTCGTCGCCGCGGCCTCCTACAGCGGTATATCGTCGACGCTCACCGGTGCAGAGCAGCTTCGCACGGCGAGTGAACGCACGCGGGACCTGAATCGCGCCCTCGCGTTCCTGAACCGGGATTTACGGCAGTTCAGCAATCGTCCCGTGCGGGATGAATTCGGAGGTATGCAGCCCGCGCTCTCCGGTGGTCCCCTGGCATTTTATCCCCTGTCCCTCACCCGCGATGGATGGTCAAACACCCTCCAACAACCGCGAAGTGAGCTTCAGCGCGTGTTCTATTACCTGGAGGAGGACTCCCTCTGGCGAGCGTATTACCCGGTGCTTGATCGTGCCGTGGATGCCGAACCCCAGCGCATGGAGCTGCTTCAGCAGGTAACCGCATTGGAACTGCGTTTTCTCGACACCCTGGACAATCTGCAGCTGGATAGAGACCTGGTGGTGGACACCCGGGGCTGGCGCGAGAGTTGGGTCGCCGACCCCGGAGCGGGTAATGCCGTGCCTCCGCCGCCGGTGGCCCTTGAGTTGCGCATCGAATTGGCAGACCTGGGGGAGGTGAGACGACTCTATGAATTGCCCCTGCGCTAA
- the gspI gene encoding type II secretion system minor pseudopilin GspI, whose translation MRPSFLTGHRRSHGFTLVEVMVALAVVALAVPALLFTMDQQIDGTAYIRDRSLAQVVATNRLAELRLALRGGGQTLRGSNTGSEVMAGRDWFWRVQSQATEVPDFSRVEIQVRRDAEERAPSLYTLVAFIAARSEGGSASD comes from the coding sequence TTGCGCCCTAGTTTCCTCACAGGGCACCGTCGATCCCATGGCTTTACCCTCGTCGAGGTCATGGTCGCTCTCGCGGTCGTCGCCCTGGCCGTGCCCGCGCTGCTGTTTACCATGGATCAGCAGATCGACGGGACGGCCTATATCCGGGACCGCTCCCTCGCCCAGGTGGTGGCAACTAACCGTCTCGCGGAGCTGCGCCTTGCTCTTCGGGGCGGTGGGCAAACGCTGCGGGGCAGTAATACCGGCAGCGAAGTCATGGCAGGGCGCGACTGGTTCTGGCGGGTGCAGAGTCAGGCGACAGAAGTTCCCGATTTTTCCCGCGTGGAGATTCAGGTGCGTAGGGATGCGGAAGAGCGCGCGCCCAGTCTCTATACCCTGGTCGCGTTCATTGCGGCGCGCAGTGAGGGAGGGAGCGCCAGTGACTGA
- a CDS encoding prepilin-type N-terminal cleavage/methylation domain-containing protein: MGVQQGFSLIEMLVVLFVIVLMTSLVTLNVNSGASDRVVQERLETLTAVAAYAMDEAQFSGTDFGVLFANATNEQGEPSVAVHWRQRLQAGWRQPQRSPELFTSLEFPADTRLQISLDDVEVLPVSADAADPRRGTSPQWLLSASGETQAGELLIRNADDDKQLFRLVWDPLGRFTQYRGENETSINDYAFAP, encoded by the coding sequence ATGGGGGTTCAACAGGGTTTCAGCCTGATCGAGATGCTGGTGGTGCTGTTCGTGATTGTACTCATGACCAGCCTCGTGACCTTGAACGTCAATTCCGGCGCCAGCGATCGTGTCGTGCAGGAACGTCTGGAGACCCTCACGGCGGTAGCGGCATACGCCATGGATGAAGCGCAGTTCAGCGGCACGGACTTTGGTGTGCTGTTTGCAAACGCGACGAATGAGCAGGGAGAGCCCTCCGTGGCAGTGCACTGGCGCCAGCGTTTGCAGGCCGGGTGGCGGCAGCCACAGCGGTCGCCGGAGCTGTTTACCAGTCTCGAATTTCCCGCGGATACCCGATTGCAAATCAGTCTCGATGACGTGGAAGTACTGCCCGTGTCGGCAGACGCGGCGGACCCGCGCAGGGGTACCTCGCCGCAGTGGCTGTTGTCCGCCAGCGGCGAGACTCAGGCGGGTGAACTGCTGATTAGGAACGCTGACGATGATAAACAGCTGTTTCGCCTTGTCTGGGATCCTCTGGGCCGCTTTACGCAGTACCGCGGGGAGAACGAGACATCGATCAATGACTATGCCTTTGCGCCCTAG
- the gspG gene encoding type II secretion system major pseudopilin GspG, which yields MQRKARMGSQGGFSLVEILVVLVIMGLLISIVAPTVLNRADDARIQKAQADFKAIETALKIYRLDNYVYPSTEQGLEALVTPSPIDPTPRNFKEGGYLAELPLDPWGRPYLYLSPGENGEVDIYTLGADGLSGGEDQNADIGNWKKEEN from the coding sequence ATGCAGCGCAAAGCCCGCATGGGATCACAGGGAGGCTTTTCCCTCGTAGAGATACTGGTGGTCCTGGTAATCATGGGATTGTTGATCAGCATCGTGGCGCCGACGGTGCTTAACCGTGCCGACGACGCCCGCATCCAGAAAGCCCAGGCTGACTTCAAAGCCATCGAGACGGCACTGAAAATTTACCGCCTTGATAACTACGTGTATCCGAGTACGGAGCAGGGGCTCGAAGCCCTTGTTACTCCCAGTCCTATCGACCCTACGCCGAGGAACTTCAAGGAGGGTGGTTACCTGGCAGAGCTGCCCCTGGATCCCTGGGGGCGACCTTATCTCTACCTGAGTCCGGGAGAGAACGGCGAGGTTGATATCTACACCCTCGGCGCGGACGGGCTGTCCGGTGGTGAGGATCAGAATGCGGATATCGGTAACTGGAAAAAAGAAGAGAACTGA
- the gspF gene encoding type II secretion system inner membrane protein GspF, whose product MTAYRYRALDPEGKLIRGVVEADSERQVRVQLRTRELRPVEVQSAARGEAANGSLRQRLLPTRIKGADLALLTRQLATLVQSNLPLADCLQATAEQTRRPRIKAMLLQIRSRVSEGHTLAYAMAEFPLAFNEMYRAMVTAGEHAGFLGPVLEQLADYAERRQHSGQQLRMAMIYPFILLGVAVAVIVALMVFVVPELIGIFSQSNRELPGLTVALIAASDFFRSYSLWLFIGLALLLVGARRLLRDPRRRLLWHGFLLRMPGISGLIVALDTARFASTLSILMASGVPLLEALRIAGQVLVNLVLRAESEDVALRVQEGSSLSRALGEAGHFPPMMVHMVASGESSGSLEDMLERSANNQERELEMTLGTVMGLFEPLMVVFMGGMVLLIVLAILLPIFDLNTMVR is encoded by the coding sequence ATGACGGCTTATCGCTATCGAGCGTTGGATCCTGAGGGCAAGCTCATTCGAGGTGTTGTGGAGGCGGACTCCGAGCGGCAGGTTCGCGTGCAGTTGCGCACCCGGGAGCTTCGCCCCGTGGAGGTGCAGAGCGCCGCGCGCGGTGAGGCGGCGAACGGCAGCCTGCGCCAGCGTTTGCTGCCCACCCGCATCAAAGGGGCTGACCTGGCGTTGCTGACCCGGCAGCTCGCCACCCTCGTCCAGTCAAACCTTCCTCTGGCAGATTGTCTCCAGGCAACCGCGGAGCAAACCCGACGACCGCGGATAAAAGCCATGTTGCTGCAGATTCGTTCCCGGGTCAGCGAAGGCCACACCCTGGCTTACGCCATGGCAGAGTTCCCCCTGGCTTTTAATGAAATGTACCGGGCTATGGTGACGGCGGGGGAGCACGCGGGATTTTTAGGCCCGGTGCTGGAGCAACTCGCCGACTACGCCGAGCGTCGTCAGCACAGCGGTCAGCAGCTGCGCATGGCGATGATCTATCCCTTCATCTTGCTGGGTGTGGCCGTGGCGGTGATCGTCGCCCTCATGGTGTTTGTGGTCCCCGAGCTCATTGGCATTTTCTCCCAAAGTAACCGCGAACTACCCGGTCTCACCGTTGCCCTCATCGCTGCCAGTGATTTTTTCCGGTCCTATAGCCTGTGGTTGTTCATCGGTCTGGCGTTGCTGCTCGTGGGCGCCCGGCGCTTACTCCGGGACCCCCGGCGGCGTTTGCTGTGGCATGGTTTTTTATTGCGCATGCCCGGTATCTCAGGACTCATCGTTGCCCTTGATACCGCACGTTTTGCATCGACACTCAGTATTCTCATGGCCAGCGGTGTTCCGCTCCTTGAAGCCCTGCGCATCGCGGGCCAGGTGCTGGTCAACCTCGTGCTCCGCGCGGAGAGTGAGGACGTGGCCTTGCGCGTACAGGAGGGAAGCAGCCTCAGTCGTGCCCTGGGAGAGGCGGGGCACTTTCCACCGATGATGGTCCACATGGTCGCCAGCGGCGAGAGCAGCGGTTCCCTGGAAGACATGCTTGAGCGCTCCGCAAACAACCAGGAGCGCGAACTGGAAATGACCCTGGGTACGGTGATGGGCCTGTTTGAGCCACTGATGGTAGTTTTTATGGGGGGGATGGTGCTACTGATCGTGTTGGCAATCCTCCTGCCGATTTTTGATTTGAACACAATGGTGAGGTAA